From the Lolium rigidum isolate FL_2022 chromosome 2, APGP_CSIRO_Lrig_0.1, whole genome shotgun sequence genome, one window contains:
- the LOC124687071 gene encoding VQ motif-containing protein 22-like, with translation MGETSANMAHWTGLYGAGAGGNGGPATGEGSGVTVSSPTSGGSGGSPARSAPGVEAGRVGKPARRRSRASRRAPVTLLNTDTSNFRAMVQQFTGIPSGPYGPGGVGGPVISFGAGGSGVGMPVRPSPTSAVMSFDHLGGQYQPHRPVPTSSLQQQQQSQLFRPQQHQQQQQYGGDYGSLLGGGGGDMSFLHGFESSAEDRLLLQSIQAAGSQMMPRPASTNNTNGYNFG, from the coding sequence ATGGGAGAGACGAGCGCGAACATGGCCCACTGGACGGgtctctacggcgccggcgccggcggcaatGGCGGCCCGGCGACGGGGGAGGGCAGCGGAGTCACGGTGTCGAGCCCGACGTCCGGCGGCTCGGGCGGGAGCCCGGCCCGGTCGGCGCCCGGAGTCGAGGCGGGCCGCGTCGGCAAGCCGGCCCGGCGCCGCTCCCGCGCGTCCCGCCGCGCGCCCGTCACGCTGCTCAACACCGACACCTCCAACTTCCGCGCCATGGTGCAGCAGTTCACCGGCATCCCGTCCGGCCCCTACGgccccggcggcgtcggcgggCCCGTGATCAGCTTCGGCGCCGGCGGGTCTGGTGTCGGCATGCCGGTGCGCCCGTCGCCGACCTCCGCCGTGATGTCGTTCGACCACCTCGGCGGGCAGTACCAGCCGCACCGGCCGGTCCCCACGTCGtcgctgcagcagcagcagcagagccAGCTCTTCCGGCCgcagcagcaccagcagcagcagcagtacgGAGGCGACTATGGCAGCCTGCTCGGAGGGGGCGGCGGGGACATGTCGTTCCTGCACGGGTTCGAGTCGTCGGCGGAGGACAGGCTGCTGCTGCAGAGCATACAGGCGGCGGGGTCGCAGATGATGCCGCGGCCGGCGTCCACTAACAACACCAATGGCTACAACTTCGGATGA